Part of the Bacteroidota bacterium genome is shown below.
GCAATAAGAACCACAACCATTGCTATTAAGAAAATTGAATTTAATATCATGCCTGATTCTCTTTTTCGATTGATAATTCTGCTTCTTCCAATGCATCAGCTTCACCTTTCGTATAAGGTTTCTGCTTTAATTTGTGCGCAGCACGTGCAATTGCATGTGAACTAAGTGGATTGGCTATCGTTAAAAACACGATCATAATGATAATTTTCACCATCCAATCGGGTTGTAAAAAACCAACTCCCAACATAAAAGCCATAGCCCCCAAAGTACTTGCCTTAGTTCCGGCTTGTAAGCGTGTATATACATCAGGCATTCTATATAATCCCAGAGCTCCCAAGAAAAGGAATACTGCTCCAAGTAATAATAAAATGTATCCGATAATTTTTAATATTTCCATATCTCATTTATTATCGTCATTTCGACTAAGCGATAGCGCCTGCCTGACGGTAGGCAGGGAGAAATCTGTTTAATGTTTCTGCAAACAGGTACGAGATCTCTCGACTTCGCTCGAGATGACATTGTTTTTTTTTACAAAGCTCTCTCTAAATACCTTGCTACTACTATGATTCCTATGAAACCAAGTACAGCATATATCAGAGCTACATCGATATAAATATATCTTTCAAATAAAAAAGCCAAAAGCACAAATACTGATGTAATACTAATAGACATATTGTCTAATGCTACGGCTCTGTCTGCAGCACTCGGTCCTTTTATAAACCTTATTAAGCCAAGTATCAAACCAGCCAATATCAGCACTAATACTATTGTTAATATTCCCTCGTCCATACCAATTAATCTTTATAAATTTTTAATAAGATTTTTTCGAAAGGCTCAGCTATTGCTTTATAAGCTTCTTCAGGACTTTGTGCTTCGACATCGATCCAGTGGATGTAGAAATTGTCATCTTTCAAATCTACTGTCAACGTCCCCGGCGTAAGGGTGATACTATTTGCAAGTATCAATTTTGCGGTGTCGTTTTTCAGATTTGTTTTAAATTCTACAATCCCGGGATTAATAGGTAAGCTCGGTGATATTACTCTTTTGGCCATTGAGAAATTTGATTTCACCAAGGCAATTATGAATACAAAGAAATACTGTACTACATAGATGATCTTTGGTGATAATATTATTCCCAATCCACAACAAGAGAAAAATCCACTTGAAAAAACTGCAATAATTAAGCTGACGAAAAGACCTGTCATTAACTCTGTCGGTTCTACAGAAGTTGTAAAAGCCATCCACACAATCATAACAATTATGAAGGTGTAAATTAACTTTCCGATAGATGTCTTGTTGTCGCTCATTTAAATGTACTTTTTACACTTTATTCAGAAATTCTCATTTTTTAATGAACTATTCTCAGCTATTGCTTATATAATTCATTCGAGC
Proteins encoded:
- the mnhG gene encoding monovalent cation/H(+) antiporter subunit G — its product is MEILKIIGYILLLLGAVFLFLGALGLYRMPDVYTRLQAGTKASTLGAMAFMLGVGFLQPDWMVKIIIMIVFLTIANPLSSHAIARAAHKLKQKPYTKGEADALEEAELSIEKENQA
- a CDS encoding monovalent cation/H+ antiporter complex subunit F produces the protein MDEGILTIVLVLILAGLILGLIRFIKGPSAADRAVALDNMSISITSVFVLLAFLFERYIYIDVALIYAVLGFIGIIVVARYLERAL
- a CDS encoding Na+/H+ antiporter subunit E; translated protein: MSDNKTSIGKLIYTFIIVMIVWMAFTTSVEPTELMTGLFVSLIIAVFSSGFFSCCGLGIILSPKIIYVVQYFFVFIIALVKSNFSMAKRVISPSLPINPGIVEFKTNLKNDTAKLILANSITLTPGTLTVDLKDDNFYIHWIDVEAQSPEEAYKAIAEPFEKILLKIYKD